One Vespula pensylvanica isolate Volc-1 chromosome 1, ASM1446617v1, whole genome shotgun sequence genomic region harbors:
- the LOC122628757 gene encoding lutropin-choriogonadotropic hormone receptor isoform X1, whose protein sequence is MRLHFTYGTMIVLAMMLSCRTSYAQDEIILRSLTAMETCNVTADGRGFICRGPDFLSALKSRSFESIVLRSPANITKLDLTNNNITRVSAHVFHQLSNLEFLSLRRNHLYTIHEDAFENLTSLRVLELDDNYLTEIPIALIKLDALEDLSISNNKIQQLDGYIFQSIDSLISLDLRGNPIKQINDNTFQNLHKLRKLILSDIKEMRVFPNLNGTSSLEVLKLDRARLKAIPPDLCVQCPKLKSFDVKSNYLTKIPNLRNCHNLRVLDLANNAISSISDAPFKTLNMLHDLLLANNNLKTISRDAFSGLSKLQVLDLESNYIDYIDPGAFTETKHLEDLNLGNNVFPTLPVNGLAGLLHLKTFNNPALRQFPSPDKFPRVQTMVLSYAYHCCSFLSIEIEDTVTKSSLQESILFPTDNEFDMTLWNSSFGDVWPHLNNLSDKFGSQLNELWDNFGPDFTYSGNVPPYSEDYIEEQIGQNAAPGQTVPSHVQCLPQPGPFLPCQDLFDWWTLRCGVWIVFLLAMLGNGTVVFVLIFSRSKMDVPRFLVCNLAAADFFMGVYLGLLAVLDASTLGEFKMYAIPWQMSAGCQLAGFLGVLSSELSVYTLAVITLERNYAITHAMHLNKRLSLKHAVYIMTIGWGFATSMATLPLFGISDYRKFAICLPFETSGTAALVYVVFLMLINGVAFLILMGCYLKMYCAIRGSQAWNSNDSRIAKRMALLVFTDFLCWSPIAFFSLTAAFGLQLVSLEQAKVFAVFVLPLNSCCNPFLYAILTKQFKKDCILICKAIEESRVTRGIGRCRHSSNFSNRQTPANTNSLVDRSSKEHQAPCVCTSKLLETSQCPSYRWWGARFLWPCAADQRQRYTRNDHYAYQIAEIQQKQHKRASSVSSSENFSSSRSDSWRQTHHCGIPLRLLDPKRRTSSWLVTRKPSQDSNLSSSRNDSSGSAATASTSTWRMSRSTASLEISARNTPRPIRPKPRLTRQLAIQEPEPPASPCRLAVRLLATIPSAAEMSEQQDEESAVPK, encoded by the exons ATGCGCCTGCATTTTACTTACGGCACGATGATCGTCTTGGCGATGATGTTGTCCTGTCGTACCTCTTACGCTCAGGACGAAATTATCCTTCGAAGTCTCACCGCGATGGAGACTTGTAATGTCACAGCCGATGGACGAGGATTCATATGTCGCGGACCAGATTTTTTATCAGCTTTAAAGAGCCGGTCCTTCGAAAGCATCGTTCTTCGATCGCCGGCTAATATCACTAAACT TGATTTGACAAACAACAATATAACGCGTGTTTCGGCGCACGTTTTTCATCAACTTTCTAATCTTGAATTTTT GTCGTTACGACGTAATCACCTATATACAATTCATGAAGATGCATTTGAAAATTTGACGAGTCTTCGAGTATT agAACTCGATGACAATTATTTAACAGAAATTCCGATTGCTCTTATAAAACTTGACGCACTCGAAGATCt ATCCATTTCTAACAACAAAATACAACAACTCGAcggatatatatttcaaagtatTGACAGTTTAATATCACTCGATTTACGTGGAAATCCGATTAAACAGATAAACGATAATACTTTTCAAAATCTTCATAAACTTCGTAAGTT AATACTGtctgatataaaagaaatgagagtTTTTCCCAATCTCAATGGAACGAGTTCTTTAGAGGTGTTGAAATTAGATCGTGCACGGCTTAAAGCAATTCCGCCAGATCTTTGCGTTCAATGTCCAAAATTGAAAAGTTT tGATGtgaaatcgaattatttaacaaaaattccaAATTTAAGAAATTGCCATAATCTTCGCGTCTT AGATTTGGCAAACAATGCGATCTCGTCGATATCCGATGCACCTTTTAAAACTTTGAACATGTTACATGATCTTCTATtagcaaataataatttgaaaacaaTTTCGAGAGATGCATTTTCTGGATTATCAAAACTTCAAGTTTT GGATTTAGAAAGTAATTACATAGATTACATTGATCCTGGTGCGTTTACAGAGACGAAACATTTGGAGGATCT GAATCTTGGAAACAACGTGTTCCCAACTTTGCCAGTTAATGGACTTGCAGGCTTGTTACAtttgaaaacttttaataatcCAGCGTTAAGACAATTCCCGTCACCTGATAAATTCCCACGCGTGCAAACCATGGTTCTTTCGTACGCTTATCACTGCTGTTCATTTCTATCAATCGAGATAGAAGACACCGTGACCAAATCGTCATTACAAGAATCTATTTTATTCCCTACGGATAATGAATTCGACATGACCTTATGGAACTCTAGTTTCGGCGATGTTTGGCCTCATCTAA ATAATTTGAGCGATAAGTTTGGGTCGCAACTAAACGAACTTTGGGATAACTTTGGTCCAGATTTTACATATTCCGGCAACGTACCACCCTACAGCGAGGACTACATTGAGGAACAAATTGGGCAGAATGCAGCACCGGGACAAACAGTGCCTTCTCATGTTCAATGCTTACCACAGCCTG GTCCATTTTTACCATGTCAAGATCTGTTCGATTGGTGGACGTTACGATGCGGAGTCTGGATAGTTTTTCTACTTGCTATGCTTGGAAATGGAACTGTAGTATTCGTgttaatattttcgagaagCAAGATGGATGTACCTCGATTTTTAGTATGCAATTTAGCTGCAGCTGATTTTTTTATGGGTGTTTATTTAG gTTTATTGGCTGTGCTTGATGCATCTACTCTAGGAGAATTCAAAATGTATGCCATACCTTGGCAAATGTCGGCAGGATGTCAATTAGCAGGATTTCTTGGCGTCCTGAGTTCCGAATTAAGCGTCTATACGCTAGCTGTGATCAccttagaaagaaattatgcAATAACCCATGCGATGCATCTCAATAAAAGACTTTCGTTAAAGCATGCCGTTTATATCATGACGATTGGCTGGGGATTTGCTACATCGATGGCTACTCTACCGCTTTTCGGTATTTCCGATTACAGGAAGTTTGCGATATGTTTACCATTTGAGACTAGTGGCACTGCAGCCTTAGTTTACGTAGTCTTTCTAATGCTCATCAATGGAGtagcatttttaattttaatgggCTGTTATCTTAAAATGTACTGTGCAATACGTGGCTCGCAAGCTTGGAATTCGAACGACTCTCGTATCGCAAAACGAATGGCACTTCTTGTGTTCACAGACTTTTTGTGTTGGTCACCGATAGCATTCTTCTCGCTTACCGCAGCTTTCGGACTACAATTAGTGTCCTTAGAGCAAGCAAAGGTATTTGCTGTTTTCGTGTTACCACTGAATTCCTGTTGCAATCCTTTTCTCTATGCTATTCTTACGAAGCAATTCAAAAAGGATTGCATTTTAATATGCAAAGCTATTGAAGAGTCTCGCGTGACAAGAGGAATCGGCAGATGTCGGCATAGTTCGAATTTCAGTAACCGTCAAACACCAGCAAATACAAATAGTCTGGTAGACAGATCTTCTAAGGAGCACCAAGCACCATGCGTCTGCACTTCGAAACTCTTGGAAACGAGCCAGTGCCCCAGTTACCGGTGGTGGGGAGCTAGATTTCTTTGGCCTTGCGCGGCCGATCAAAGACAACGTTATACACGTAACGATCACTACGCTTACCAAATCGCCGAAATTCAACAGAAACAGCATAAACGTGCTTCGTCCGTTTCCTCTAGCGAGAATTTCTCTTCATCTCGTTCGGATTCCTGGAGACAAACGCATCATTGTGGTATACCGTTGAGATTATTGGATCCCAAACGAAGAACATCGTCTTGGTTGGTCACTAGGAAACCATCGCAAGATTCCAACCTTAGTTCATCCCGTAATGACTCGTCAGGTTCAGCAGCTACTGCCAGCACCAGTACGTGGCGTATGTCAAGATCAACAGCCTCCTTAGAAATCAGTGCACGTAATACTCCAAGACCTATTAGGCCTAAGCCACGACTGACACGACAACTTGCGATTCAAGAACCCGAACCACCTGCGTCACCGTGTAGATTAGCTGTACGTTTATTGGCTACTATACCTTCGGCTGCTGAGATGAGCGAACAGCAAGATGAAGAAAGTGCCGTACCTAAATAG
- the LOC122628757 gene encoding lutropin-choriogonadotropic hormone receptor isoform X2 codes for MRLHFTYGTMIVLAMMLSCRTSYAQDEIILRSLTAMETCNVTADGRGFICRGPDFLSALKSRSFESIVLRSPANITKLDLTNNNITRVSAHVFHQLSNLEFLSLRRNHLYTIHEDAFENLTSLRVLELDDNYLTEIPIALIKLDALEDLSISNNKIQQLDGYIFQSIDSLISLDLRGNPIKQINDNTFQNLHKLRKLILSDIKEMRVFPNLNGTSSLEVLKLDRARLKAIPPDLCVQCPKLKSFDVKSNYLTKIPNLRNCHNLRVLDLANNAISSISDAPFKTLNMLHDLLLANNNLKTISRDAFSGLSKLQVLDLESNYIDYIDPGAFTETKHLEDLNLGNNVFPTLPVNGLAGLLHLKTFNNPALRQFPSPDKFPRVQTMVLSYAYHCCSFLSIEIEDTVTKSSLQESILFPTDNEFDMTLWNSSFGDVWPHLNFTYSGNVPPYSEDYIEEQIGQNAAPGQTVPSHVQCLPQPGPFLPCQDLFDWWTLRCGVWIVFLLAMLGNGTVVFVLIFSRSKMDVPRFLVCNLAAADFFMGVYLGLLAVLDASTLGEFKMYAIPWQMSAGCQLAGFLGVLSSELSVYTLAVITLERNYAITHAMHLNKRLSLKHAVYIMTIGWGFATSMATLPLFGISDYRKFAICLPFETSGTAALVYVVFLMLINGVAFLILMGCYLKMYCAIRGSQAWNSNDSRIAKRMALLVFTDFLCWSPIAFFSLTAAFGLQLVSLEQAKVFAVFVLPLNSCCNPFLYAILTKQFKKDCILICKAIEESRVTRGIGRCRHSSNFSNRQTPANTNSLVDRSSKEHQAPCVCTSKLLETSQCPSYRWWGARFLWPCAADQRQRYTRNDHYAYQIAEIQQKQHKRASSVSSSENFSSSRSDSWRQTHHCGIPLRLLDPKRRTSSWLVTRKPSQDSNLSSSRNDSSGSAATASTSTWRMSRSTASLEISARNTPRPIRPKPRLTRQLAIQEPEPPASPCRLAVRLLATIPSAAEMSEQQDEESAVPK; via the exons ATGCGCCTGCATTTTACTTACGGCACGATGATCGTCTTGGCGATGATGTTGTCCTGTCGTACCTCTTACGCTCAGGACGAAATTATCCTTCGAAGTCTCACCGCGATGGAGACTTGTAATGTCACAGCCGATGGACGAGGATTCATATGTCGCGGACCAGATTTTTTATCAGCTTTAAAGAGCCGGTCCTTCGAAAGCATCGTTCTTCGATCGCCGGCTAATATCACTAAACT TGATTTGACAAACAACAATATAACGCGTGTTTCGGCGCACGTTTTTCATCAACTTTCTAATCTTGAATTTTT GTCGTTACGACGTAATCACCTATATACAATTCATGAAGATGCATTTGAAAATTTGACGAGTCTTCGAGTATT agAACTCGATGACAATTATTTAACAGAAATTCCGATTGCTCTTATAAAACTTGACGCACTCGAAGATCt ATCCATTTCTAACAACAAAATACAACAACTCGAcggatatatatttcaaagtatTGACAGTTTAATATCACTCGATTTACGTGGAAATCCGATTAAACAGATAAACGATAATACTTTTCAAAATCTTCATAAACTTCGTAAGTT AATACTGtctgatataaaagaaatgagagtTTTTCCCAATCTCAATGGAACGAGTTCTTTAGAGGTGTTGAAATTAGATCGTGCACGGCTTAAAGCAATTCCGCCAGATCTTTGCGTTCAATGTCCAAAATTGAAAAGTTT tGATGtgaaatcgaattatttaacaaaaattccaAATTTAAGAAATTGCCATAATCTTCGCGTCTT AGATTTGGCAAACAATGCGATCTCGTCGATATCCGATGCACCTTTTAAAACTTTGAACATGTTACATGATCTTCTATtagcaaataataatttgaaaacaaTTTCGAGAGATGCATTTTCTGGATTATCAAAACTTCAAGTTTT GGATTTAGAAAGTAATTACATAGATTACATTGATCCTGGTGCGTTTACAGAGACGAAACATTTGGAGGATCT GAATCTTGGAAACAACGTGTTCCCAACTTTGCCAGTTAATGGACTTGCAGGCTTGTTACAtttgaaaacttttaataatcCAGCGTTAAGACAATTCCCGTCACCTGATAAATTCCCACGCGTGCAAACCATGGTTCTTTCGTACGCTTATCACTGCTGTTCATTTCTATCAATCGAGATAGAAGACACCGTGACCAAATCGTCATTACAAGAATCTATTTTATTCCCTACGGATAATGAATTCGACATGACCTTATGGAACTCTAGTTTCGGCGATGTTTGGCCTCATCTAA ATTTTACATATTCCGGCAACGTACCACCCTACAGCGAGGACTACATTGAGGAACAAATTGGGCAGAATGCAGCACCGGGACAAACAGTGCCTTCTCATGTTCAATGCTTACCACAGCCTG GTCCATTTTTACCATGTCAAGATCTGTTCGATTGGTGGACGTTACGATGCGGAGTCTGGATAGTTTTTCTACTTGCTATGCTTGGAAATGGAACTGTAGTATTCGTgttaatattttcgagaagCAAGATGGATGTACCTCGATTTTTAGTATGCAATTTAGCTGCAGCTGATTTTTTTATGGGTGTTTATTTAG gTTTATTGGCTGTGCTTGATGCATCTACTCTAGGAGAATTCAAAATGTATGCCATACCTTGGCAAATGTCGGCAGGATGTCAATTAGCAGGATTTCTTGGCGTCCTGAGTTCCGAATTAAGCGTCTATACGCTAGCTGTGATCAccttagaaagaaattatgcAATAACCCATGCGATGCATCTCAATAAAAGACTTTCGTTAAAGCATGCCGTTTATATCATGACGATTGGCTGGGGATTTGCTACATCGATGGCTACTCTACCGCTTTTCGGTATTTCCGATTACAGGAAGTTTGCGATATGTTTACCATTTGAGACTAGTGGCACTGCAGCCTTAGTTTACGTAGTCTTTCTAATGCTCATCAATGGAGtagcatttttaattttaatgggCTGTTATCTTAAAATGTACTGTGCAATACGTGGCTCGCAAGCTTGGAATTCGAACGACTCTCGTATCGCAAAACGAATGGCACTTCTTGTGTTCACAGACTTTTTGTGTTGGTCACCGATAGCATTCTTCTCGCTTACCGCAGCTTTCGGACTACAATTAGTGTCCTTAGAGCAAGCAAAGGTATTTGCTGTTTTCGTGTTACCACTGAATTCCTGTTGCAATCCTTTTCTCTATGCTATTCTTACGAAGCAATTCAAAAAGGATTGCATTTTAATATGCAAAGCTATTGAAGAGTCTCGCGTGACAAGAGGAATCGGCAGATGTCGGCATAGTTCGAATTTCAGTAACCGTCAAACACCAGCAAATACAAATAGTCTGGTAGACAGATCTTCTAAGGAGCACCAAGCACCATGCGTCTGCACTTCGAAACTCTTGGAAACGAGCCAGTGCCCCAGTTACCGGTGGTGGGGAGCTAGATTTCTTTGGCCTTGCGCGGCCGATCAAAGACAACGTTATACACGTAACGATCACTACGCTTACCAAATCGCCGAAATTCAACAGAAACAGCATAAACGTGCTTCGTCCGTTTCCTCTAGCGAGAATTTCTCTTCATCTCGTTCGGATTCCTGGAGACAAACGCATCATTGTGGTATACCGTTGAGATTATTGGATCCCAAACGAAGAACATCGTCTTGGTTGGTCACTAGGAAACCATCGCAAGATTCCAACCTTAGTTCATCCCGTAATGACTCGTCAGGTTCAGCAGCTACTGCCAGCACCAGTACGTGGCGTATGTCAAGATCAACAGCCTCCTTAGAAATCAGTGCACGTAATACTCCAAGACCTATTAGGCCTAAGCCACGACTGACACGACAACTTGCGATTCAAGAACCCGAACCACCTGCGTCACCGTGTAGATTAGCTGTACGTTTATTGGCTACTATACCTTCGGCTGCTGAGATGAGCGAACAGCAAGATGAAGAAAGTGCCGTACCTAAATAG
- the LOC122628757 gene encoding lutropin-choriogonadotropic hormone receptor isoform X3 gives MRLHFTYGTMIVLAMMLSCRTSYAQDEIILRSLTAMETCNVTADGRGFICRGPDFLSALKSRSFESIVLRSPANITKLDLTNNNITRVSAHVFHQLSNLEFLSLRRNHLYTIHEDAFENLTSLRVLELDDNYLTEIPIALIKLDALEDLSISNNKIQQLDGYIFQSIDSLISLDLRGNPIKQINDNTFQNLHKLRKLILSDIKEMRVFPNLNGTSSLEVLKLDRARLKAIPPDLCVQCPKLKSLDLESNYIDYIDPGAFTETKHLEDLNLGNNVFPTLPVNGLAGLLHLKTFNNPALRQFPSPDKFPRVQTMVLSYAYHCCSFLSIEIEDTVTKSSLQESILFPTDNEFDMTLWNSSFGDVWPHLNNLSDKFGSQLNELWDNFGPDFTYSGNVPPYSEDYIEEQIGQNAAPGQTVPSHVQCLPQPGPFLPCQDLFDWWTLRCGVWIVFLLAMLGNGTVVFVLIFSRSKMDVPRFLVCNLAAADFFMGVYLGLLAVLDASTLGEFKMYAIPWQMSAGCQLAGFLGVLSSELSVYTLAVITLERNYAITHAMHLNKRLSLKHAVYIMTIGWGFATSMATLPLFGISDYRKFAICLPFETSGTAALVYVVFLMLINGVAFLILMGCYLKMYCAIRGSQAWNSNDSRIAKRMALLVFTDFLCWSPIAFFSLTAAFGLQLVSLEQAKVFAVFVLPLNSCCNPFLYAILTKQFKKDCILICKAIEESRVTRGIGRCRHSSNFSNRQTPANTNSLVDRSSKEHQAPCVCTSKLLETSQCPSYRWWGARFLWPCAADQRQRYTRNDHYAYQIAEIQQKQHKRASSVSSSENFSSSRSDSWRQTHHCGIPLRLLDPKRRTSSWLVTRKPSQDSNLSSSRNDSSGSAATASTSTWRMSRSTASLEISARNTPRPIRPKPRLTRQLAIQEPEPPASPCRLAVRLLATIPSAAEMSEQQDEESAVPK, from the exons ATGCGCCTGCATTTTACTTACGGCACGATGATCGTCTTGGCGATGATGTTGTCCTGTCGTACCTCTTACGCTCAGGACGAAATTATCCTTCGAAGTCTCACCGCGATGGAGACTTGTAATGTCACAGCCGATGGACGAGGATTCATATGTCGCGGACCAGATTTTTTATCAGCTTTAAAGAGCCGGTCCTTCGAAAGCATCGTTCTTCGATCGCCGGCTAATATCACTAAACT TGATTTGACAAACAACAATATAACGCGTGTTTCGGCGCACGTTTTTCATCAACTTTCTAATCTTGAATTTTT GTCGTTACGACGTAATCACCTATATACAATTCATGAAGATGCATTTGAAAATTTGACGAGTCTTCGAGTATT agAACTCGATGACAATTATTTAACAGAAATTCCGATTGCTCTTATAAAACTTGACGCACTCGAAGATCt ATCCATTTCTAACAACAAAATACAACAACTCGAcggatatatatttcaaagtatTGACAGTTTAATATCACTCGATTTACGTGGAAATCCGATTAAACAGATAAACGATAATACTTTTCAAAATCTTCATAAACTTCGTAAGTT AATACTGtctgatataaaagaaatgagagtTTTTCCCAATCTCAATGGAACGAGTTCTTTAGAGGTGTTGAAATTAGATCGTGCACGGCTTAAAGCAATTCCGCCAGATCTTTGCGTTCAATGTCCAAAATTGAAAAGTTT GGATTTAGAAAGTAATTACATAGATTACATTGATCCTGGTGCGTTTACAGAGACGAAACATTTGGAGGATCT GAATCTTGGAAACAACGTGTTCCCAACTTTGCCAGTTAATGGACTTGCAGGCTTGTTACAtttgaaaacttttaataatcCAGCGTTAAGACAATTCCCGTCACCTGATAAATTCCCACGCGTGCAAACCATGGTTCTTTCGTACGCTTATCACTGCTGTTCATTTCTATCAATCGAGATAGAAGACACCGTGACCAAATCGTCATTACAAGAATCTATTTTATTCCCTACGGATAATGAATTCGACATGACCTTATGGAACTCTAGTTTCGGCGATGTTTGGCCTCATCTAA ATAATTTGAGCGATAAGTTTGGGTCGCAACTAAACGAACTTTGGGATAACTTTGGTCCAGATTTTACATATTCCGGCAACGTACCACCCTACAGCGAGGACTACATTGAGGAACAAATTGGGCAGAATGCAGCACCGGGACAAACAGTGCCTTCTCATGTTCAATGCTTACCACAGCCTG GTCCATTTTTACCATGTCAAGATCTGTTCGATTGGTGGACGTTACGATGCGGAGTCTGGATAGTTTTTCTACTTGCTATGCTTGGAAATGGAACTGTAGTATTCGTgttaatattttcgagaagCAAGATGGATGTACCTCGATTTTTAGTATGCAATTTAGCTGCAGCTGATTTTTTTATGGGTGTTTATTTAG gTTTATTGGCTGTGCTTGATGCATCTACTCTAGGAGAATTCAAAATGTATGCCATACCTTGGCAAATGTCGGCAGGATGTCAATTAGCAGGATTTCTTGGCGTCCTGAGTTCCGAATTAAGCGTCTATACGCTAGCTGTGATCAccttagaaagaaattatgcAATAACCCATGCGATGCATCTCAATAAAAGACTTTCGTTAAAGCATGCCGTTTATATCATGACGATTGGCTGGGGATTTGCTACATCGATGGCTACTCTACCGCTTTTCGGTATTTCCGATTACAGGAAGTTTGCGATATGTTTACCATTTGAGACTAGTGGCACTGCAGCCTTAGTTTACGTAGTCTTTCTAATGCTCATCAATGGAGtagcatttttaattttaatgggCTGTTATCTTAAAATGTACTGTGCAATACGTGGCTCGCAAGCTTGGAATTCGAACGACTCTCGTATCGCAAAACGAATGGCACTTCTTGTGTTCACAGACTTTTTGTGTTGGTCACCGATAGCATTCTTCTCGCTTACCGCAGCTTTCGGACTACAATTAGTGTCCTTAGAGCAAGCAAAGGTATTTGCTGTTTTCGTGTTACCACTGAATTCCTGTTGCAATCCTTTTCTCTATGCTATTCTTACGAAGCAATTCAAAAAGGATTGCATTTTAATATGCAAAGCTATTGAAGAGTCTCGCGTGACAAGAGGAATCGGCAGATGTCGGCATAGTTCGAATTTCAGTAACCGTCAAACACCAGCAAATACAAATAGTCTGGTAGACAGATCTTCTAAGGAGCACCAAGCACCATGCGTCTGCACTTCGAAACTCTTGGAAACGAGCCAGTGCCCCAGTTACCGGTGGTGGGGAGCTAGATTTCTTTGGCCTTGCGCGGCCGATCAAAGACAACGTTATACACGTAACGATCACTACGCTTACCAAATCGCCGAAATTCAACAGAAACAGCATAAACGTGCTTCGTCCGTTTCCTCTAGCGAGAATTTCTCTTCATCTCGTTCGGATTCCTGGAGACAAACGCATCATTGTGGTATACCGTTGAGATTATTGGATCCCAAACGAAGAACATCGTCTTGGTTGGTCACTAGGAAACCATCGCAAGATTCCAACCTTAGTTCATCCCGTAATGACTCGTCAGGTTCAGCAGCTACTGCCAGCACCAGTACGTGGCGTATGTCAAGATCAACAGCCTCCTTAGAAATCAGTGCACGTAATACTCCAAGACCTATTAGGCCTAAGCCACGACTGACACGACAACTTGCGATTCAAGAACCCGAACCACCTGCGTCACCGTGTAGATTAGCTGTACGTTTATTGGCTACTATACCTTCGGCTGCTGAGATGAGCGAACAGCAAGATGAAGAAAGTGCCGTACCTAAATAG